One window from the genome of Sulfodiicoccus acidiphilus encodes:
- a CDS encoding NUDIX hydrolase, translating to MRVFKGRKFEVLVERKSLPNGDETEIEFIHHRGSAVVVPMLSSEEVVVIRQYRPVVGKWLYEFPAGTVEEGESPVQTAIRELKEETGYNAEELQQLIAFYPSPGVSDELMYVFLARRLRVGESKPEKHELIEVNKLNINELYGMLNRGLLNDAKTILALFLLRSKM from the coding sequence GTGCGAGTGTTCAAGGGTCGTAAATTCGAAGTGCTTGTCGAGAGGAAGTCTCTACCAAATGGAGATGAGACGGAGATAGAGTTCATCCACCACCGGGGATCTGCCGTAGTGGTGCCGATGCTGAGCTCTGAGGAGGTAGTGGTTATAAGGCAGTATAGACCAGTGGTAGGAAAGTGGCTTTACGAGTTTCCAGCTGGAACTGTAGAGGAAGGAGAGTCTCCAGTGCAGACAGCTATCAGGGAGCTCAAGGAGGAAACCGGCTACAATGCGGAAGAACTTCAACAACTTATCGCCTTCTATCCGTCGCCGGGGGTTAGTGACGAGTTAATGTACGTCTTTTTGGCAAGACGGTTAAGAGTGGGGGAATCCAAGCCAGAAAAACATGAGCTTATAGAGGTAAATAAATTGAACATTAATGAACTCTACGGTATGCTCAATAGAGGCCTCCTTAACGATGCTAAAACAATCTTGGCACTGTTCCTACTTAGATCAAAGATGTGA